In Corynebacterium nuruki S6-4, the following proteins share a genomic window:
- a CDS encoding glycine--tRNA ligase, which translates to MAASNIDTVVNLCKRRGLVFPAGEIYGGTRSAWDYGPLGVELKENLKRQWWRHMVTSRKDVVGVDTSVIQPRQVWEASGHVEVFTDPLVESLYTHKRYRADHLLEAYEEKHGHEAPNGLADINDPETGQPGKWTEPRAFSGLLKTYLGPVDDKEGLHYLRPETAQGIFINFKNVMGASRSKPPFGIANTGKSFRNEITPGNFIFRTREFEQMEMEFFVKPGEDEEWHQYWIDNRLNWYIDLGIDPENLRLYEHPKEKLSHYSKRTVDVEYAFGFTGSKWGELEGVANRTDYDLKTHSEHSGEDLSYFDQATGERWIPYCIEPAAGLGRAMMAFLVDAYTEDEAPNTKGGVDKRTVLKLDRRLAPVKVAVLPLSKKETLTPTAEKVAEDLRKLWNIDYDTSGAIGRRYRRQDEIGTPFCVTVDFDTLEDNAVTVRERDTMKQERVSLDKLQSYLAAELAGC; encoded by the coding sequence ATGGCCGCGAGCAATATCGATACCGTCGTCAACCTCTGCAAGCGCAGGGGACTGGTCTTCCCGGCAGGTGAGATCTACGGCGGTACCCGCTCCGCCTGGGACTACGGCCCCCTCGGCGTGGAGCTCAAGGAGAACCTGAAGCGTCAGTGGTGGCGCCACATGGTGACCTCCCGCAAGGACGTCGTCGGCGTGGACACCTCCGTCATCCAGCCCCGCCAGGTCTGGGAGGCCTCCGGCCACGTCGAGGTGTTCACCGACCCGCTGGTCGAGTCGCTCTACACCCACAAGCGCTACCGTGCCGACCACCTGCTGGAGGCCTACGAGGAGAAGCACGGCCACGAGGCGCCCAACGGCCTGGCCGACATCAACGACCCGGAGACCGGCCAGCCCGGCAAGTGGACTGAGCCGCGCGCGTTCTCCGGCCTGCTGAAGACCTACCTCGGCCCGGTGGACGACAAGGAGGGCCTGCACTACCTGCGTCCGGAGACCGCCCAGGGCATCTTCATCAACTTCAAGAACGTCATGGGTGCCTCCCGCAGCAAGCCGCCGTTCGGCATCGCGAACACCGGCAAGTCCTTCCGTAACGAGATCACCCCCGGCAACTTCATCTTCCGTACCCGCGAGTTCGAGCAGATGGAGATGGAGTTCTTCGTCAAGCCCGGCGAGGATGAGGAATGGCACCAGTACTGGATCGACAACCGGCTGAACTGGTACATCGATCTGGGCATCGACCCGGAGAACCTGCGGCTCTACGAGCACCCGAAGGAGAAGCTGTCCCACTACTCCAAGCGGACGGTGGACGTGGAGTACGCGTTCGGGTTCACCGGGTCGAAGTGGGGCGAGCTGGAGGGCGTGGCCAACCGCACCGACTACGACCTGAAGACCCACTCCGAGCACTCGGGTGAGGACCTGTCGTACTTCGACCAGGCCACCGGCGAGCGCTGGATCCCCTACTGCATCGAGCCGGCCGCCGGCCTGGGCCGTGCGATGATGGCCTTCCTCGTCGACGCCTACACCGAGGACGAGGCCCCGAACACCAAGGGAGGCGTGGACAAGCGCACCGTGCTCAAGCTGGACCGCCGGCTCGCCCCGGTCAAGGTCGCCGTGCTGCCGCTGTCCAAGAAGGAGACGCTCACCCCGACCGCGGAGAAGGTCGCCGAGGACCTCCGCAAGCTGTGGAACATCGACTATGACACCTCCGGTGCCATCGGACGCCGCTACCGCCGTCAGGATGAGATCGGTACCCCGTTCTGTGTCACGGTGGACTTCGACACCCTCGAGGACAACGCCGTCACCGTGCGTGAGCGCGACACGATGAAGCAGGAGCGTGTCAGCCTCGACAAGCTGCAGAGCTACCTCGCCGCCGAGCTCGCGGGCTGCTAG
- a CDS encoding Fur family transcriptional regulator yields the protein MDTPRIGQRNTRQRAAVIEVLGKLTAFASAQDIHASLITDGQKVGLTTVYRTLQQLNNQGMVDTLQDDSGEMLYRSCSTEHHHHHLVCTGCRRTVEIDGGPVESWAARVSREHGFVLTGHTADVFGLCPDCVARQQHAD from the coding sequence ATGGACACTCCGAGGATCGGTCAACGCAACACCCGGCAGCGCGCTGCCGTCATCGAGGTACTCGGGAAGCTCACCGCCTTCGCCAGTGCCCAGGACATCCACGCCTCCCTCATCACCGACGGGCAGAAGGTCGGCCTCACGACCGTCTACCGCACCCTGCAGCAGCTCAACAACCAGGGCATGGTGGACACGCTCCAGGACGACAGCGGCGAGATGCTCTACCGGAGCTGCTCCACCGAACACCATCACCACCACCTGGTGTGCACCGGCTGCCGTCGCACCGTCGAAATCGACGGTGGTCCCGTCGAGTCGTGGGCCGCCCGGGTCAGCCGGGAGCACGGCTTCGTCCTCACCGGGCACACCGCCGACGTCTTCGGACTGTGCCCGGACTGTGTGGCGCGGCAGCAGCACGCCGACTGA
- a CDS encoding VIT1/CCC1 transporter family protein, producing the protein MTGPEPTKQQLRRWRRYLADERAEGAVYRELARRKSGEERDILLGIADAESRHEQYWRERLGDEVGLPQRASFRTRLTAWMARRFGSVFVLALMQSAEDRNVYLTEEERSDDLATMAADEKIHAEVVRGLATRGRARMSGNFRAAIFGANDGLVSNFALILGMYGAGAGQSTMLTAGIAGLFSGALSMAAGEYVSVTSQRELLDSSRPDPDTRDAVPKLDVDRNELELVYRARGMEPEAARLKAHRVFDRMADLEALDGAEVLGTGDELGAGQDGTDGREGVDTAETADTDGADGADGADGTDDSDTADTTGTGVSAAVSSFLCFGAGSLIPVLPLIFGMAGTAAVVLAAVLVGVALLCTGALVGLLSGKPPLLRALRQLGIGLGAALVTFGLGTVFDVAAG; encoded by the coding sequence ATGACCGGGCCGGAGCCGACGAAACAGCAGCTGCGGCGGTGGCGGCGCTACCTGGCCGACGAGCGGGCGGAGGGGGCGGTGTACCGCGAACTCGCCCGCCGGAAGTCGGGGGAGGAGCGCGACATCCTGCTCGGTATCGCCGACGCCGAATCCCGCCACGAGCAGTACTGGCGGGAGCGCCTCGGCGATGAGGTCGGGCTGCCGCAGCGCGCCAGTTTCCGGACGCGGCTGACCGCCTGGATGGCCCGGCGGTTCGGTTCGGTGTTCGTCCTCGCGCTCATGCAGTCCGCCGAGGACCGCAACGTCTACCTGACGGAGGAGGAGCGCAGCGACGACCTGGCGACGATGGCCGCCGACGAGAAGATCCACGCCGAGGTCGTCCGTGGCCTGGCGACCCGCGGCCGGGCCCGGATGTCGGGGAACTTCCGCGCCGCCATCTTCGGGGCGAATGACGGGCTGGTGTCCAACTTCGCCCTCATCCTCGGTATGTACGGCGCCGGTGCCGGGCAGTCCACCATGCTCACCGCCGGCATCGCCGGGCTGTTCTCCGGGGCGCTGTCGATGGCCGCCGGTGAGTACGTCTCGGTGACCTCGCAGCGTGAGCTGCTGGATTCCTCGCGGCCGGACCCGGACACCCGGGATGCGGTGCCGAAGCTCGATGTCGACCGCAATGAACTGGAGCTGGTGTACCGGGCGCGCGGCATGGAGCCGGAGGCGGCCAGGCTCAAGGCCCACCGGGTGTTCGACCGGATGGCCGATCTCGAGGCGCTCGACGGGGCCGAGGTCCTGGGGACCGGCGATGAGCTCGGGGCCGGGCAGGACGGGACCGACGGCAGGGAGGGTGTCGACACCGCCGAGACCGCCGACACTGACGGCGCTGACGGCGCTGACGGCGCTGACGGTACCGATGACTCTGACACGGCCGACACCACAGGGACGGGCGTGTCCGCCGCGGTCTCGAGTTTCCTGTGCTTCGGTGCCGGATCCCTGATTCCGGTGCTTCCACTCATCTTCGGGATGGCGGGGACCGCGGCGGTGGTGCTGGCCGCCGTGCTCGTCGGTGTCGCCCTGCTGTGCACCGGTGCGCTCGTCGGGCTGCTCTCGGGGAAGCCGCCGCTGCTGCGGGCGTTGCGTCAGCTGGGCATCGGTCTCGGCGCGGCGCTGGTCACCTTCGGGCTCGGCACCGTCTTCGACGTCGCCGCCGGGTGA
- a CDS encoding isoprenyl transferase, with product MGRVSTPEIPAEFIPRHIALVMDGNGRWAQERGLPRTEGHKRGEGVLMDMVDECLDLGVDYLSAYAFSTENWRRSTGEVRFLMGFNRDVLHRRRDELDAKGVRVRWAGRRPRLWRSVITELEKAEEQTKYNTRLTLAMCVNYGGRAEIADAARAAAEEVAAGRLRPRDITEKTFARYLDEPDMPDVDLFLRPSGEQRTSNFLPWQSVYAEMVYQDVLFPDYTRDDLRAAVLEYARRDRRFGGVK from the coding sequence ATGGGGCGCGTGAGTACCCCTGAGATCCCCGCTGAGTTCATTCCCCGTCACATCGCCCTGGTGATGGACGGTAACGGAAGGTGGGCCCAGGAGCGCGGGCTGCCGCGGACCGAGGGGCACAAGCGCGGCGAGGGTGTGCTGATGGACATGGTCGACGAATGCCTCGACCTCGGGGTGGACTACCTGTCCGCCTACGCGTTCTCCACCGAGAACTGGCGCCGCAGCACCGGTGAGGTCCGGTTCCTCATGGGCTTCAACCGGGATGTGCTGCACCGTCGGCGCGACGAGCTCGACGCCAAAGGCGTCCGCGTCCGGTGGGCGGGACGCCGTCCCCGCCTGTGGCGCAGCGTCATCACCGAGCTGGAGAAGGCCGAGGAGCAGACGAAGTACAACACCCGGCTGACCCTGGCGATGTGCGTCAACTACGGGGGCCGCGCCGAGATCGCGGACGCCGCCCGTGCCGCCGCGGAGGAGGTCGCCGCCGGGCGGCTCCGGCCCCGGGACATCACCGAGAAGACCTTCGCCCGCTATCTCGACGAGCCGGACATGCCCGACGTCGACCTGTTCCTGCGTCCCTCGGGGGAGCAGCGCACCTCGAACTTCCTGCCGTGGCAGTCGGTGTACGCCGAAATGGTGTACCAGGACGTGCTCTTCCCCGACTACACGCGGGACGATCTGCGGGCCGCCGTCCTGGAGTACGCCCGCCGGGACCGTCGGTTCGGGGGTGTGAAATGA
- the recO gene encoding DNA repair protein RecO: protein MSRAPRPTYRDEAFVLRTHRLGEADLILVLLTRGHGLVRGVAKGVRRTKSRFGSRLDRFVRVNVQVYPGRNRSKPDGGLATVTDAATVATYAPTICADVNRFYAGVAMLEIAGQVVQGADPQETALIFGQLDAALAALAGTGTPGTGSPGGPGAAAPPADTAVAGTLPPRTQADRMVLQALAVAGWAPSLVDCAQCGRPGPHRAFHPAAGGAVCVRCRPVGASTPDPQAVRVLWLLSHGRAGQVGEVAAGPDGSRILGAAHALLLGHVRYQTGAPCPAYAAL from the coding sequence ATGTCCCGTGCGCCTCGTCCCACTTACCGGGACGAGGCGTTCGTGCTCCGTACCCACCGGCTGGGGGAGGCGGACCTCATCCTCGTCCTGCTCACCCGGGGGCACGGTCTGGTCCGGGGGGTGGCCAAGGGCGTCCGACGGACGAAGTCCCGGTTCGGGTCACGGCTCGACCGCTTCGTGCGGGTGAACGTGCAGGTCTATCCGGGCCGTAACCGGTCGAAGCCCGACGGTGGCCTGGCCACCGTCACCGACGCCGCCACGGTGGCGACCTACGCGCCGACGATCTGTGCGGATGTCAACCGCTTCTACGCCGGGGTGGCGATGCTCGAAATCGCCGGGCAGGTGGTGCAGGGGGCGGATCCGCAGGAGACGGCGCTGATCTTCGGCCAGCTGGACGCCGCCCTCGCGGCTCTGGCCGGCACCGGAACCCCCGGAACCGGAAGCCCCGGCGGACCGGGAGCTGCCGCCCCACCGGCGGACACGGCGGTGGCGGGCACGCTGCCGCCCCGGACGCAGGCGGACCGGATGGTGCTGCAGGCGCTGGCGGTCGCCGGCTGGGCACCCAGCCTCGTCGACTGCGCCCAGTGCGGTCGGCCGGGCCCGCACCGGGCGTTCCACCCCGCCGCCGGTGGCGCGGTGTGTGTCCGGTGCCGGCCGGTGGGCGCGTCGACCCCCGATCCTCAGGCGGTGCGCGTGCTGTGGCTGCTGAGCCACGGCCGGGCCGGCCAGGTCGGCGAGGTGGCGGCGGGCCCGGACGGCTCCCGGATCCTGGGGGCGGCCCACGCTCTGCTGCTCGGGCACGTCCGGTACCAGACCGGTGCCCCGTGTCCCGCCTACGCGGCACTGTGA
- a CDS encoding DUF4282 domain-containing protein, with translation MTTPDDGNFGTGGNGSGRWSSQPDPGQQPRHSQQPAFGAYPAGQPGQPGQPGQQGPGTAWQGTRQDTFWSALFDFSFTKYATPSIIKFAYVLGFVFIALVWVVYAIILIGGFASELGAGGVLLGLVAAVVMSVGALFSLMMMRMMLEFYLSNIRIAQSAQSIDERGAGRR, from the coding sequence ATGACGACGCCCGATGACGGGAACTTCGGTACCGGCGGCAACGGCTCCGGCCGGTGGAGCAGTCAGCCCGACCCCGGTCAGCAGCCGCGGCACAGTCAGCAGCCGGCGTTCGGCGCCTACCCGGCCGGTCAGCCGGGCCAGCCGGGCCAGCCCGGCCAGCAGGGCCCCGGCACGGCATGGCAGGGCACCCGGCAGGACACGTTCTGGTCGGCGCTGTTCGACTTCAGCTTCACCAAGTACGCCACCCCCTCGATCATCAAGTTCGCCTACGTCCTCGGGTTCGTGTTCATCGCCCTGGTGTGGGTGGTCTACGCGATCATCCTCATCGGCGGGTTCGCCTCCGAGCTCGGCGCCGGCGGTGTCCTGCTCGGCCTCGTCGCCGCGGTGGTCATGTCGGTGGGCGCGCTGTTCAGCCTCATGATGATGCGGATGATGCTGGAGTTCTACCTCTCCAACATCCGGATCGCCCAGTCCGCGCAGAGCATCGACGAGCGTGGTGCCGGTCGGCGCTAG
- the era gene encoding GTPase Era, with product MTESTEPTEPTDPAVFPEFDDLPADAAAAAPVDFSAPEGFRSGFVSFVGRPNTGKSTLTNALVGEKIAITADQPETTRHPIRGIVHRPDSQTIVVDTPGLHRPRTLLGERLNEVVRDTYADVDVIGLCIPADEKIGPGDRWILEAVRATAPKTPVIGIVTKLDKASKDQVGAQLIALHDLLGGVEGGAEVVPVSAKEQVQLDVLLDVITGLLPEGPKYYPDDHVTDDDRDTRISELIREAALAGLHDELPHSVAVQVDEVLPDEEREGVLDVHAVIFVEREGQKRILRGKDNRRMGRIIHNARKGLIDLLGQNVYLDLRMKVAKNWQSDPKQLGKLGF from the coding sequence ATGACTGAGTCCACCGAGCCCACCGAGCCCACTGATCCCGCCGTGTTCCCGGAGTTCGACGATCTTCCGGCGGACGCCGCGGCGGCGGCGCCGGTCGACTTCTCCGCTCCGGAGGGGTTCCGCAGCGGATTCGTCAGCTTCGTCGGCCGCCCGAACACCGGCAAGTCCACGCTCACCAATGCGCTGGTCGGTGAGAAGATCGCCATCACCGCCGACCAGCCGGAGACCACCCGGCACCCGATCCGTGGCATCGTGCACCGCCCGGACTCCCAGACCATCGTCGTCGACACCCCCGGGCTGCACCGGCCGCGCACCCTGCTCGGCGAGCGGCTCAACGAGGTCGTGCGGGACACCTACGCCGACGTCGACGTCATCGGCCTGTGCATCCCCGCCGACGAGAAGATCGGACCGGGTGACCGGTGGATCCTCGAGGCGGTGCGGGCCACGGCACCGAAGACCCCGGTCATCGGTATCGTCACGAAACTGGACAAGGCCAGCAAGGACCAGGTGGGCGCCCAGCTCATCGCGCTGCACGACCTGCTCGGCGGCGTCGAGGGCGGTGCCGAAGTGGTGCCGGTCTCCGCGAAGGAGCAGGTGCAGCTCGATGTGCTGCTCGACGTCATCACCGGACTGCTGCCGGAAGGGCCGAAGTACTACCCGGACGATCATGTCACCGATGACGACCGGGACACCCGGATCTCCGAACTCATCCGGGAGGCGGCGCTGGCCGGACTGCACGACGAACTGCCGCACTCGGTGGCCGTGCAGGTCGACGAGGTGCTGCCGGACGAGGAGCGCGAGGGTGTGCTCGACGTCCACGCGGTGATCTTCGTGGAGCGCGAGGGACAGAAGCGGATCCTGCGGGGCAAGGACAACCGTCGCATGGGCCGGATCATCCACAATGCCCGCAAGGGGCTGATCGACCTGCTCGGCCAGAATGTCTACCTTGATCTGCGGATGAAGGTCGCCAAGAACTGGCAGTCCGACCCGAAGCAGCTCGGCAAGCTCGGCTTCTGA
- a CDS encoding hemolysin family protein: MSGLTVAVLLIVAALVVLLAGVVSSVETALRTLSVARVETLVDDDRPGAPRLSAVVNRRPDHINLLVLLRTVSEVTATVLVALVALDLIGSTTWAVVVAVVVGALLIYVAVGVVSRTLGLRNPYDLSLRAALPLVVVNRVLGPVARVLVRAGSLLVPGGKSSNSPFTTEIELREMVDIASRRGVVETDERRMIQSVFDLGSTTARSVMVPRPEMVWIEDDKNAVQATRLCIRSGLSRIPVVGESADDIIGMVYLKDLVAATYEADPAVGEGRRVGVRTLMREPFFVPDSRLLDDLLEDMQRDQVHIAVLVDEYGGTSGLVSIEDILEEIVGEISDEYDDSTDVPVEDLGPGRHRVVPWLTLDDLEELYEDAGVEFDGDEYEDVETVAGLVAFELGRVPLPGAEVDVAGLHLYCEGGRDRRGRVKVRSVVVTGATPDTDGADDSGDRDTRDTDDDMSGADRRDNDTTDRNPHD, encoded by the coding sequence ATGAGCGGGCTCACCGTCGCCGTCCTCCTCATCGTCGCCGCGCTCGTCGTCCTGCTCGCGGGCGTGGTCTCGTCGGTGGAGACCGCACTGCGCACACTCTCGGTGGCGCGGGTGGAGACCCTCGTCGACGACGACCGTCCGGGTGCACCCCGGCTGTCGGCCGTGGTGAACAGGCGTCCGGACCACATCAACCTGCTGGTGCTGCTGCGCACCGTGTCGGAGGTGACCGCGACCGTCCTGGTCGCCCTCGTCGCCCTCGACCTCATCGGGTCCACGACCTGGGCGGTCGTCGTGGCCGTCGTCGTCGGGGCACTGCTCATCTACGTCGCCGTCGGTGTGGTCTCCCGGACCCTCGGCCTCCGCAACCCCTATGACCTGTCGCTGCGCGCGGCACTGCCGCTCGTCGTCGTGAACCGTGTCCTGGGGCCGGTGGCCCGCGTCCTGGTCCGGGCGGGCAGTCTGCTCGTCCCCGGCGGGAAATCGAGCAACAGTCCGTTCACCACCGAGATCGAGCTGCGGGAGATGGTCGACATCGCCTCACGGCGCGGCGTGGTCGAGACCGATGAGCGGCGGATGATCCAGTCGGTCTTCGACCTCGGCTCGACGACCGCCCGCTCGGTGATGGTGCCGCGACCGGAGATGGTGTGGATCGAGGACGACAAGAACGCGGTGCAGGCGACCCGGCTGTGCATCCGCTCCGGACTGTCCCGGATCCCCGTCGTCGGCGAGAGTGCCGACGACATCATCGGGATGGTGTACCTCAAGGATCTCGTCGCCGCGACGTACGAGGCGGATCCCGCGGTGGGGGAGGGACGCCGCGTCGGCGTCCGCACGCTGATGCGCGAACCCTTCTTCGTCCCGGATTCCCGGCTGCTCGACGACCTGCTGGAGGACATGCAGCGCGACCAGGTGCACATCGCCGTGCTCGTCGACGAGTACGGCGGCACCTCCGGTCTGGTGAGCATCGAGGACATTCTCGAGGAGATCGTCGGGGAGATCTCCGACGAGTACGATGACTCCACCGATGTCCCCGTCGAGGATCTCGGCCCGGGCCGCCACCGTGTGGTGCCCTGGCTGACCCTCGACGATCTCGAGGAACTCTACGAGGACGCCGGTGTGGAGTTCGACGGGGACGAGTACGAGGACGTCGAGACCGTCGCCGGTCTGGTGGCCTTCGAACTCGGCCGCGTCCCGCTGCCCGGCGCCGAGGTCGATGTCGCCGGTCTGCACCTGTACTGCGAGGGTGGCCGGGACCGCCGCGGCAGGGTAAAGGTCAGGTCGGTCGTCGTCACCGGCGCGACCCCGGACACCGACGGCGCCGACGACAGCGGCGACCGTGACACCAGAGACACCGACGATGACATGTCCGGCGCCGACCGTCGCGACAACGACACAACCGACAGGAACCCCCATGACTGA
- the ybeY gene encoding rRNA maturation RNase YbeY, with protein sequence MSIEVFNESGMGEVNEEELIDVARFALWSLDVHSSAELSIHIVDEETIADLHERWLDLAGPTDVMSFPMDELTPGWGRKDGPPTGPGVLGDIILCPAFAQGQADRAGHPLEHELDLLTVHGVLHLLGFDHVVPEDEQRMFALQNEILANWYDSQEERGVHFAPKPAGAAAFPTAADRDDSDGNGNSVWSNPVPPPFSGDK encoded by the coding sequence GTGAGTATCGAGGTCTTCAACGAATCCGGGATGGGTGAAGTCAACGAGGAGGAACTCATCGACGTCGCCCGCTTCGCACTGTGGAGCCTGGACGTCCACTCCAGCGCGGAGCTGAGCATCCACATCGTCGACGAGGAGACGATCGCCGATCTCCACGAACGGTGGCTCGACCTGGCCGGCCCGACCGACGTCATGAGCTTCCCGATGGATGAACTGACGCCGGGCTGGGGCCGGAAGGACGGCCCGCCGACGGGACCGGGGGTGCTCGGCGACATCATCCTGTGCCCGGCCTTCGCCCAGGGGCAGGCCGACCGGGCCGGGCACCCGCTGGAGCACGAGCTGGATCTGCTGACGGTGCACGGCGTCCTCCACCTGCTGGGATTCGACCACGTCGTGCCGGAGGACGAGCAGCGCATGTTCGCGCTGCAGAACGAGATCCTCGCCAACTGGTACGACTCGCAGGAGGAGCGCGGCGTGCACTTCGCGCCGAAGCCGGCCGGTGCCGCGGCGTTCCCGACCGCGGCCGACCGGGACGACAGTGACGGCAACGGCAACTCGGTGTGGAGTAATCCGGTCCCGCCGCCGTTCAGCGGGGACAAATGA
- a CDS encoding PhoH family protein gives MKQPPRRIASTTVELSPETAQSVAGTADENLRIIEDHVDVDLLSRGNLVTLRGEASQVARARRVLHELETMAARDQVVTPDLTRRALDLADADADADAGTTGTAATPGDSAAPETGMAALTGEAIVTRRGRVVRPKTPGQRSYVDAIDNSTVVVGIGPAGTGKTYLAVAKAVQALQKQQVTRIILTRPAVEAGEKLGFLPGTLGEKIDPYLRPLYDALGDMLDPTDVPRLIESGVIEIAPLAYMRGRTLNGAFVILDEAQNTTPAQMKMFLTRLGFGTKIVVTGDLSQVDLPRSQVSGLTVARRVLSGIDGVTVTEFDSGDVVRHHLVGRIIEAYESFEAEQELARQDREERRAERNAR, from the coding sequence TTGAAACAGCCACCCAGGCGTATCGCCTCCACCACCGTCGAGCTCTCCCCGGAGACCGCACAGTCGGTCGCGGGGACCGCCGACGAGAACCTGCGGATCATCGAGGACCATGTCGATGTCGATCTGTTGAGCCGCGGCAACCTCGTCACCCTGCGCGGTGAGGCCTCCCAGGTCGCGCGCGCCCGCCGCGTGCTGCACGAACTCGAGACCATGGCGGCCCGGGACCAGGTGGTCACCCCCGACCTCACCCGGCGGGCACTGGACCTCGCCGACGCGGACGCGGATGCGGATGCCGGCACCACCGGCACTGCGGCGACCCCCGGGGACAGTGCGGCGCCGGAGACCGGGATGGCAGCCCTGACCGGCGAGGCGATCGTCACCCGACGTGGCCGGGTCGTGCGCCCCAAGACCCCCGGACAGCGTAGCTACGTCGACGCGATCGACAACTCCACCGTCGTCGTCGGCATCGGACCGGCCGGCACCGGCAAGACCTACCTGGCCGTCGCCAAGGCGGTGCAGGCGCTCCAGAAGCAGCAGGTCACCCGCATCATCCTCACCCGGCCCGCCGTCGAGGCGGGGGAGAAGCTCGGCTTCCTGCCCGGCACACTCGGCGAGAAGATCGACCCCTACCTCCGGCCGTTGTACGACGCGCTGGGGGACATGCTCGACCCGACGGACGTCCCCCGGCTCATCGAGTCCGGGGTCATCGAGATTGCGCCGCTGGCGTACATGCGTGGACGCACCCTCAACGGGGCCTTCGTCATCCTCGACGAGGCGCAGAACACCACCCCGGCGCAGATGAAGATGTTCCTCACCCGGCTCGGCTTCGGGACGAAGATCGTCGTCACCGGTGACCTGTCCCAGGTCGACCTGCCCCGCAGCCAGGTCAGCGGGCTGACCGTCGCCCGGCGGGTGCTCTCCGGCATCGACGGGGTGACCGTCACCGAATTCGACAGCGGCGACGTGGTGCGCCACCACCTCGTGGGGCGGATCATCGAGGCCTACGAGAGTTTCGAGGCCGAACAGGAGCTCGCCCGGCAGGACCGGGAGGAACGACGAGCAGAGAGGAACGCACGGTGA
- a CDS encoding 16S rRNA (uracil(1498)-N(3))-methyltransferase yields MTDPVFHVPDLAAQLATHTDGASGAVFTLPATETKHLAVKRIRDGESVVLTDGRGLGVAGVRTGETGGTVTGRRVLPYTPAQPTVTVVQAIPKGERAELAVDLAVQAGADRIIPWQADRCVARWDGKPGKADKARGRWEATAVTAMKQARRLSGARVDELLTDIADLPGRLDPAHRHRVLVLHEVAAQPLADTDLDADELVLVIGPEGGVTDREIAAVTAVGGSAVVLGPEVYRSAAAAAVALGALGVLTPRWSRDPR; encoded by the coding sequence GTGACCGACCCCGTCTTCCACGTCCCGGACCTCGCCGCGCAGCTCGCCACCCACACCGACGGTGCCTCGGGGGCGGTGTTCACCCTGCCGGCGACGGAGACGAAGCATCTGGCCGTCAAACGGATCCGGGACGGTGAGTCCGTGGTCCTCACCGACGGCCGCGGGCTCGGTGTCGCGGGCGTCCGCACCGGGGAGACCGGCGGCACCGTGACCGGTCGGCGCGTCCTGCCGTACACCCCGGCACAGCCGACGGTGACGGTGGTCCAGGCGATCCCGAAGGGGGAACGGGCCGAACTCGCCGTCGACCTGGCGGTCCAGGCGGGGGCCGACCGGATCATCCCGTGGCAGGCGGACCGGTGCGTGGCCCGCTGGGACGGCAAACCCGGGAAAGCGGACAAGGCGCGTGGCCGGTGGGAGGCGACGGCCGTCACCGCGATGAAGCAGGCCCGCCGGCTCAGCGGTGCCCGGGTCGACGAGCTGCTCACCGACATCGCCGACCTGCCCGGTCGGCTCGACCCGGCGCACCGTCACCGGGTGCTCGTGCTCCACGAGGTCGCCGCACAGCCGCTCGCGGACACCGATCTGGACGCCGACGAGCTCGTCCTCGTCATCGGTCCCGAGGGCGGGGTGACCGACCGGGAGATCGCCGCGGTCACCGCCGTCGGAGGGAGCGCCGTCGTCCTCGGCCCCGAGGTGTACCGCAGCGCGGCCGCGGCCGCGGTCGCCCTCGGTGCACTGGGTGTCCTCACCCCCCGCTGGTCACGCGACCCCCGCTAG